The nucleotide window ttttattttgttattttgatttaaactaaattttttgagaatttttcgttagttttcctttgatttataattaaattttgcTTTCAAGGATTTAAAGAAATAtggtttaaaaagaaaaaaaatttaccataaACCGTCACGTCATGTCGCTTataaaatatagtttttttttttaaataaaatctataaaatATAGATGAGATCCATATATATTAATGAATTTTATCATTATTAAAGATATGGTTAGTCCACTATTACACTTAAAAAATTAGTATTTATAGCATCACAATTTTGAATGAGATATAACAGCATCTCCAATGAAAAACCTCATTTTAAGGTCCCTACCACCACTCTCAAGACTCTTTTAAGGAGTTAAAGAGAATCTTTTGGTCCCCAAAATAATATTGGCTCCAATAAATATAGTAAATTTTTAAACATGTGTAATAAATTAAtgaaactgttattagcactttcAAAATCTGATTCTACAACTCTTCgcaagtatatttttctttttaattatagaaaTTTTAGAAtacaaaataagatttttaaaatgctaataacaattcaaaAAATTACATTCTACACTattcacaaatgtatttttctttctaattatagaaaggtTGAAGAGCTAAATAAGATTTGTAGAATGTTAATAACAAttcatttcttaaattaaaataattattgtTAATTTCCTAACCATTGATCTAAATGCAAAAGAatagaaaacaatccaagaagcTATGTGGAccatttgtttaaaaataaaacaaaaaggaatgcatcgtacttttttttctttttcggacGAATTACATCGTACTCTTAGTCCAAAACATAAACGATCAACCAATAAGATGGACTGAATATGTTGGAAAGTGGAACCTTTTCGCAGTGGGtccaactaaaaaaaataaagaataaaaaccCACCCGCCCCTTGTGTTTGGCTGTTGGGTTACTAAGAATATGACCAGTTTTGCCCACCACCGTTAAATTTTGATGGATGTCCATCGCCCCTCTACGAGCTTGTCACgtgtcattttaaaaaaaaaaattaatgaaaaatacttaaaatttttaagttttaacgaatgaatagtatcaggattgatttttttgtataaaaatatgtttttcgttaaaatgaacagtatcgagaacttttcgttaaagttccattttCTTTAATCATAGTTAAAAgcacattaaaataaaaaatataaacagtTCTCGAAAGTTAATAGTGGGGAGATGAATGCCCCCCCAAGAATAAGAAGCAAAATTAACGAGAATTGTACGGCCCAAATAAATTTTAGATCAATGATATAATCTATGTGGGCCCAGCTCAATATCTAAGCCCTCCccagattgaattgaattttgtgACGAGAACGGAAAGGATAGGGACATTTCATCAATCAACAAACGATATAAAGTATGGACATATTAGGGTTTATGATTAAGAGTTCAGTCACCAATGCATTGGTATGTTGATAATTTTCATAAACAACCGTAGTGAATCAATCCTTACGTGATTACAACAGTGTACAAATCTACCACAAAAAACGAAAAACACAACGGCTTGTACTGAGAAGCACATAATGTTCTCGCCGAATAGTGAGATCACGTCAAAGTCATTGTTGATAGGCGAGACCACATCACTCATTAGGCGACACAACACCCTCTAAAAGCGGCACAAACAACAAATCAACACTAACCAAAACTAACTAATTCGAAAAAACCAACCGATTGACTATCTTCATAACTTGGGATTAGGATGCCATAGGGAAGACCGCCCGCGACCATGGAGGCAAATTGTCTGCCTTCCTGTTTGGGTGCCGTTCTCAtctcctcctattttgtgcagccacagttaagtcacgtcaacattttatattaatttttttatataaataataagacaaaaagtaataagaatataaaaaattaacgtgacttaaccgtgactgcACAAATAAGAGGAGATGAAAATGGCACCCAACAGGAGGGCAGACAGTCTGCCTTGCCGCGACCATACCTCTCCTAGTACGATCCGCAGCTACACGAGTCAAGCAAGGCGGAGCCCAGATTGGACCGAATTGAAGTGAAtctcttttttttgttataatttgGAACCAAATTAACAGGCAATTAATTTCATAGACAACAGATGTTGATAAAATTAATCAAACACAACGAACTCTTAAATCACAAAACAATTAACGTTTCGGCGGATCAAGAAAACGTAAATGTTGCAGATGTATAGCATGCAGAGCTAGCCCAAGTAGATGTGAACGCCGATAGCGATGAGGAATATGGTGATGAGTCCGAAGTAAATGATTGTGTGAACCAAGATGGAAACCCCGCTAGTCTGCATGTTGTTGAACTCCACCACCCGGCTGTTCCCGGGGAGCTGAAACAGAAGCCCCGGCGTCAACAACACGAACAGCACCACCGCTATCACCACCGGCCCCCAATCCGCCATTCCTCAACTAACTAATTTCACAGTAAGGTCGAGTTTCCGAGCAGATAGAATAATAAAGAAGATGATGACTCGTACGATGGAAGTGGAAATGAAAGGGCAACCGGAAGGAAGGAGCATAAAAGGAGAGAGTGATGGCGGTAAAGGGACAAAATGGGAATTAATGGAGACAAAGAAGTAGAGTGAGCCGGCCTCCACGACGAAGCAGAAGGTTAGAAACTTTGAAATCAGCAGACGGTAGTATCTTTGGACTCGGACGGCTTCCTTGCCGCATTGGACAGCATTACGTGTGCAGCATTACGTGGCACTTTTGTTTGAACCTTTGGAAGAATaaggatcctctccgaatctTCTTTGTTGAAATCCTGAGAATCCTTCAATCATGTTCgttatcgtacattgtgcggtaAAAAATCATTATACGATGTACGATCAACAGACGTAATTAGAGAATCTCCTGAACtgcacaaagaggatcctcattccttTTGGAAAATATGGACGGCCGTCATTTGATCTTGGGCCTTGTTTCTTGCTCAAATTCACTTATTCTTGGGCCTAAGCACAGGCCCAATGAAGTAAATTCAATTGTGATCATAACATAAGCACAGGCACAAATtcacttcttcttttttgttacaAAAAACGAAAGCCTTCAAAATCCTCACTGTGTGAGGGCCGCCCTATCCAATCAACCCGGCGGATATCTTCTCCTAAAGTGAGCCCCATGTGGTCAAAATACGTTAATCAAACCCATATGATGGAGTCTATCACCAATATTGATCAAAACCGAAAACCCGTGTGCAACTTTTGGATGAAAATCTCGATTTTGATCAACATTGATACCAAGCTCCACCACTTGAGTATGATTTATTTTtagggaaaactaatgaaaaaggcttgaaaattttgagttttaatgataaggacaaaataaagagtagagtgaatagtatcaagattgactttttagtgtaaaaatttggtttttcgttaaagttaacagtaccgggtgcttttcgttaaagttcccttttttttaccacatggaTCACTGTGATAAATTCCTTGATGTATGCATTGTAGCTTTTCCCTGTAGAAACTGGCCAAAATCAAtgtctttccttttcctttagaAAGttaaaccaaacaagaaaagcaTTCCAAACATATGCAATTATGCATAACCCAACTACAACTTTACACTTCATTTTCCCACATTATTTTATGGCATTTCTGTAAAGACACTCCACCTTCATCGATCCCTAAAAGAGAAAGCGAAAAAAAGAGCTTCTTAAACGAACAATTATTGGAAGCTTAGGAAAGCAAACGTCTTTGCTTTGATGCCCATAAAGCCATCCACCACCTTCTCCTAATACCTTTCCCCTCTTTTAAtctcactctcttctttctcactTAAGCTTAGCatccctctctccttcttcgCTAAGATATTAGGTTTCGTCCTTCTACTTATTCGGAAACATCACAACACTCTGTTTATCTGTTTCCAAATATAGAAGCCTCTAAGTTTTCTTACCTCTCCTTCAGGTTTCGTCCTTCTTCATATTCGGAAACATCGCAAACACTCTGTTTATCTATTTCCAAAGATAGAGGCCTCTAAGTTTTCTTACCCCTCCATTCAAACTTACCTGGAGAGAAAGATGAGTGCTGATTGGGGGCCGGTCGTTGTTGCAGTGGTGATGTTCATCCTCTTGTCGCCCGGGCTGCTATTCCAATTACCGGCAAGGACTAGGGTGATGGAGTTCGGAAACATGTCCACAAGTGGGATTGCTATTCTTGTTCACGCCGTCATATACTTCTGCATAATCACCATCTTGGTCATTGCAATTGGTATTCACATACATGTCAACTAATCTATATTGTTTTCAGCCACCACTCACAATTGGAGTTGTttgttcttttcctttgatATCGCAAAATACTGTCATATTTTGTAAGCAAACTCCTTATTAGgcttttcttcttcccttataCTGTGTTCCTAGTTTAATGTTTCATATCTGAGTTTAATCTCTGACTAAGTTTCCGatccattatgtttaagttttaTAGTATCATACACAATCAAAGGGGGGAAACCGGGAAGGTATCATGTACATTGTAATAAACCTAAACTTAATGGAATTGACTTGCAATTTTAACGAGTATTGTTGTCATCTACGCATTCTAAGGGTGAAAGTTTTAGATAAAAACCGAGaagtgttattagcactctaaaaatctcattctacactcctcacaagtgtatttttcttttcaaatatagaaagtttggagtgtagaatgagatttttgtagTGCCAATAATAATTCCCTAAAAAACCAGTTTCTATCAACGCAATCTGAAGCTTAACAAAATGAAGCGCCTAAGAGGGAACAGATCGACTCTCAAATTTCGGATATCAGCTACTAGCAAAAGGATTTTCTACATTAAAAACCTTAGACATTCATATCCTTCTAAAAGAGTAGCTACAGAAATAGTTCAGACCACCACACTAGTTGGCTCATTCAAAGTTTGAGCgatattctaatctaatctaaatctatctaatctaatctaatctaaatCTAATCCACGAGGGGAAAGATTCGAACTTTAAGTTGAACTTGGCTAGCCTACAATCAAGTCAACAAGTTCAGACCAATGGACTAGAACTGTTAACAAACAGAAAAATCGGAAAATCTAATTAAATTGCATCAAAATTAATTGgtaaatagaattaaaaaaaataaaatagaaaagggGTTTCTCAAATCCCAGACTGAACAGAATCCATAAGCAAGCAGCTGCATCTCTTCTTCTCCAAATCAGAGAAAAGTTTTCTGCTTTATATTTATATGGAGCTCATAGACAAATAGTACAAGTATTAAGTTACAACAGGGCAGCCCAGAAGAGAGACAGTCCAACATACACAGAGATTCAGAGCGGCGGAGGGTAACAGGATCAGCCGGTATAGATGTGGACGTGGACGACCAGGATGAGAATGGCATAGAgaacgaagaagaagagagtgTGGACAGCGATGGCCTTGCCGTTGGTCTTCATGCGCCCAAACTCCAACTGCTTGCCGTTTCCCGGGAACGTGAAGAGCAGCCCCGGTTGCAGCAGGATAAACAGCACCACTCCTATCAATACTGGGCCCCAGTCCGCCATTGTTGCTTCCTC belongs to Malus sylvestris chromosome 17, drMalSylv7.2, whole genome shotgun sequence and includes:
- the LOC126612083 gene encoding uncharacterized protein LOC126612083, producing MADWGPVVIAVVLFVLLTPGLLFQLPGNSRVVEFNNMQTSGVSILVHTIIYFGLITIFLIAIGVHIYLG
- the LOC126612080 gene encoding uncharacterized protein LOC126612080 — protein: MSADWGPVVVAVVMFILLSPGLLFQLPARTRVMEFGNMSTSGIAILVHAVIYFCIITILVIAIGIHIHVN